The DNA window GAAGAATGAAGCAAACCGGAGCAAAGGGCTCTTATGCCGCCCCTGCCATCGAAAGGGCCTTTGAAATCATCGAAGCCCTGGCGAGCTATCCCGAGGGGGCGCTGGTCAGCGAGATCGCGGCGACGCTCGATCGGACGTTGGGCGAATTGTTTCGCTTTTTCGTCGTGATGGAGCGGCTGGGCTATGTGCGCAAATCGGAGACGACCGATCGCTACACTGTCGCCTACAAGCTGCTGGAACTGGCTTATCGCGCCACACCGGCGCAGGATATCGTGCGCACGGCGTTGCCCGAGATGCAGGGGCTGGCCTCTGCGGCAGGGCAGTCCTGCCATCTGGTGGTGCCCAATGCGGGCAGCGGACTGGTCGTCGCCTGCGAGCAACAGCCTGGAACCCGTGGTTTCTCGCTGCGTGTCGGTGCGAAGATCGACATCATCAACAGTTGCTCCGGACAAGTGCTGCTTGCCTTTTCGGGCGCCGCGCGGGCGGAACAGATCATCGTCGAGGCGGAAAAGGAGCGCGAGGCCCCGGTGGATCGCGCATGGCTGGGCGAGCGGCTGGCGCTCATCCGTGAGCGTGGCCATGACAGCCGCCAGAGCCCGATCACCCATGGCGTTACGGACATAAGCTGTCCCGTGTTCGGCTTTGACGGACAAGTGGTGGCCGCCTTGACGATCCCGTTCCTCGAATTGATCGACGGATCGCAGAAAGTCCATCTGGAGGCCGCGCGCGAGATGTTGAATGCCGCGGTCGCGCGCATTTCCGATGGCCTTGGCTATCAGGCCGAACGCGGCGCCGTGGGGCCGGGCGATGCGCTGGACAGCGATCTGTAGCAGGCAGCACGCGGAAGAGGAGAGTGCGTGACCGATCATCTGGGTGAAGCCAATTCCTGGTCCGTGACGCGCAGAGACATGTTGCGTGCGGGCGTGGCAGCCTCAGCGCTGTCCGGCCCGGCACTGGGGGCGCTGGCCGGATCGACCGGGCGGGATGTGCCGGATTTTCAGGCGACTTTCGCCGATGGCACCTTGCAGGTCATGGCGGTTGGCGCGCAGGCGTTCCGGGTCCGCTTTGTGTCGGGAGCGGTTGCCGACGGACATGTTCCGCCGAGCCAGATGCTGGTCCGGCAGAAGGGGCGTTACCATCTCGTCCGGCGTGACATGGCCGGAGCCACACGGTTGGAATTGCCCGCGATCCACTGCGAGATCCCCCATGATGGATCGGCGCTGCGCTTTCTCACACCCGATGGCCGCCTGCTGCTGAGCGAACAGGCGGGGACGCGGCATATGGCTGCGCATGCGGTGCGCGGCATGCCGTGTCAGCGGGTGGAGCAGGGCTTCATCTCCCCGCCGGAGGAACGGCTCTATGGCACGGGCTGTTTCCAGGACGGCCATCTGAACTTGCGCGGCTTGCCGCGTCGCCTGACGCAGGTGAACACCCAGATCAGCCTGCCTTTCCTCCTCTCCAGCCAAGGCTATGGGCTGCTGTGGCACAATGACGGGATGAGCGAGCTCAACCCGCCCGATCAAACCATCCCGCTCCAGCAGAAAGCCCAAAGCGGCACCTCCCAACTGGCCGATGTCACGACGACACAGGGCAATGCGCGCGTCGAGTTGCGTGAGGCGGTCTATACCGGGCGCTTCTCCGTTGCCGCCGCTGGTCGCTATGCCTTTCTGTTCGACAGCGGGGGCAAGATGACCTCACGCTATCATGTCGAGATCGACGGGCGGGTTCTGGTCGATCATGCCAATCTCTGGCTGCCGCCCACCACCAGCTTTATCGCCGAGCTGGAACCGGGCGAGCATGATGTCCGTATTCTGGCCGGTGCCAAGGATGCACCCATCCTGCGCTATGGTCTCGCCGCGCCGACCACTGTGTGGCGTTCTCCTGTCGCTCAGGCCATCGATTATGTGGTAATTGCCGGGCCCTCCGCCAGACAGATCATGGAGGGCTATCGTGCTTTGACCGGGGCGGCGCCCATGATGCCCGTCTGGACGTTCGGCTATATTCATTGCCGTGAGCGCTTCCATTCCTCGCAGGAGATCCTGGACACGGCCCGGGAGTTCCGCCGCCGTCGCCTGCCGGTCGATGTCATGGTGCAGGACTGGCAATATTGGGGCGCGCATGGCTGGAATGCGATGCGTTTCGATGAGAAGAACTATCCCGATCCCGCCGGACTATGCCACGAACTGCATGGCATGGACCTGCGATTCATGCTTTCGGTCTGGTCCAAGATCTCGCGCGATACGGAGCTGGGCAAGCAATTTGCCGCGCGCGGCTTCTTCATTTCCGGTACGGACTGGATCGACTTCTTCAATCCCCTTGCGGCGGCCTTCTATGCTGAAAGCCAGAACAGGCACCTGGGCGCACTTGGCATTGACGCCTGGTGGCAGGATGCCACCGAGCCCGAGAACGACGATCTGTTGGGACGCGATACGGCGGCGGGGCCGGGCGAGCGGGTGCGCCTTGCCTATCCCTTGCAAGTCTCGCGCACGGTTTACGAGGGACAACGCGCGGCCTTCCCTGATCGGCGGGTGATGATCCTCACCCGCTCGGCCTTTCCCGGCCAGCACCGCTATGGGGCAGCCACCTGGTCGGGCGACATCGGCAACGACTGGGAAACCCTTCGCCGTCAGGTTCCCGCAGGCTTGAACATGGCGGCGGCAGGCTATCCCTACTGGACCGTCGATGCCGGCGGCTTTTTCCGTCCCGGTGATGGCCAATACACCGACCCGGCTTATCACGCGCGGTTCATCCGCTGGTTTCAATATGCCACCTTCCTGCCCCTGCAGCGCGTCCATGGCTATATGACCAACACCGAGTTCTGGCGTTATGGCGAACAGGTCGAGGCCGTGGCGCGCATCTATCTGGATCTGCGCTATCGGTTGCTGCCCTATATCTATGCGCTGGCGGCGCAGGCGTCGCACTCGGGCATGCCGCTGCTGCGCCCGCTGGTGTTCGATTTCCCCGAGGATGGACAGGCGCTGGACCAGACCGGCAGCTATATGTTTGGTGATGCTCTGCATGTGGCACCGGTTCTGGCGCCCGATGTCACCGAATGGCCGGTCTATCTCCCCGTCTGGGAAGGTGGCTGGTATGATGTGTGGACCGGCGAGCATCGCGCCGGCGGGATGACCCATCGGGTGCCTGCGCCGATTGAGCACATTCCGCTGCATGCCCGTGCGGGTAGCATCCTTCCTCTTGGCCCGGTGGTGCAGTCCACGGCCGGTGCCCTGGCGCGCGATCTGGATCTTCTGGTGTTCCCGGGGAGAGATGGCGTGGCGCGGCTCTATGAGGACGACGGGCTGACTTATGCCTATGAACAGGGCGGCAAGGCCGAGGTCGATCTGCGTTGGGACGAAAGCCGACACGTTCTGACCATCGGGGCCAGGCGAGGGCATTTCGCAGGCATGCGGCCACAACGCCAGATCCGCATCAAGCTGGTGGGCGCTGAGGCCCCGCCGCTTGATGGGAACTGGAGCCGGGTCATCTCCTACAGCGGGCAGCCAGTTTCGATCGCCCTTGCCCATTCCTCGCGCTGACAGGACCGCACGCCCCTCGGTGGCCGCCTCGCGCCATGGCTATCAGCCCAGACCTTGCGCCTGAGCCCAGGCGACAAACATCTCTTTCCAGCGGCGTGCAGGTTCGCCCGCCGGGCCCGGAAGGCTCAGGCCATGTTCGCCGGCGGTGAACAGATGCGTTTCCACCTTGATGCCCGCCGCCTTGAGCGCGGCGCGCATCGCGATGGTGTTTTCGACTGACACGACCGTATCGTCCTCGGCATGGACCATGAACACAGGTGGTGTGTTCGCGGTGACATGATTGGCCGTGCTATGCGCATGCTCCATATCGGCGGTCGGGTTCGGCCCCAGCAGCATGGCGCGCGAGCCGGCATGGGCGAGGGGCTGGCTCATCGACTGGACGGCATAGATCGGGGCCGCCAGCGCAGGGCGCGCGCTCAGGCGGTCGGCGGCATCGACCGGCGCATAGACTTTTGCATCGTATCGCGTCGCAAGATCCGCGCAGACATGCCCGCCCGCGGAGAAACCCATGGCGCCGACCTTTTGCGGGTCAAAACCATACTGGGCTGCCCGTGACCGTATCAACCGCATGGCCCGCTGCGCATCGGCCAGCGGCACATTCGCCCGGTCCGCCCAGCCTTCCCCGGGCAAGCGATAGTAGAGCACGAAGACAGTCCAGCCCCGTTCGCTCAGCCATGGGCCGAGCTGATAGCCTTCCACATCGATCATGATCACCGAATAGCCACCACCCGGCGTTACCAGCAGCGCCGCCCCGTTTGGCTTGTCGGGTCGAAAGACTTTCATGCGCGGGCGGGCGATCCCTTTGACCATCCGGCTGTGATGCGCGTCGTCACCGTTTTCAATGACCTGCTCTATGGGTAGAACCGAAGGCGCGCCGGGCGGTGTGCCGGGCCAGAGATCAATCTCTTCCGCCGGAGTGGCGGGCCAGCTTCCGGGGTGTTGGGCACCGCGCGCCTGAGAGCTCAGGAAGGCCGTTGCCAGGCTGGCGAATAAGGTGACGCGGCGGCTCAACATCAGCTTGGTTCTCCCGGATCGGCTCATGGCGAATGATCTGCTTTGGTTGTTAGGCGATGACCGCTTTTCGCACCATGGCCCATTGCGGGGCGCCCCCGATCCACCTGACAGTCCTTGCGGAAACACGCGCGCCATGGGGCGGTCGCTCAAGTCAGGAGGAATCAATTTCACATAAGAGATCTAGATTTTGGTAGTAAAATATAAATTGGCCGCATAGACATGGGAGAAAGTTCAGCGAAAACAGGATGGGAGAGGACCGTGGGAAGGCCAAGCATCAGCCAGATTGCGCCTTTGCTTGCCATGATCGCCCTTGCGCCCTGGGGCTTGTCGAGCGCCCTGGCCGATCCGGTTCCGTCGGTATCGGCCCCTAACGGGGGGCGCGCACGGGTCAACTTCAACGCCGATTGGCACTTCAAACTCGGCAAAGTGGCTGATGGAGAAGCGCCCACGCTGGACGATGCGGCATGGGAGCATGTCGGCCTGCCGCATAGCTTCTCCATGCCCTATTTCCGCGCACCCGATTTTTACGTTGGCGATGGCTGGTATCGAAAGGCTCTGACCTTGCCGGCGGTTGTGCCCGGGCGGCGCTATTCGCTTGAGTTCGAGGGCGCTTTTCAGGACGCGCATGTCTATGTGAACGGCACCGAACTGGCGCATCATCGCGGCGGCTACACCGGCTTCCCGGTCGACATCACCCCCGCCTTGCATGCAGGGCGCAACGTCATTGCGGTGCGCGTCAACAACGAATGGCAGGCGACACTGGCTCCGCGTGCGGGCGAGCATGTGTTCAGCGGTGGCCTCTACCGCGACGTCTGGCTGGTGACATCGGATGCGGTGCATGTGCCCTGGACCGGCACGCGGGTTACCACGCCCGATCTGTCGGCGGCCTCCGGTAAAGTGTCGGTGGAGACCGAGGTGCGTAACGATGGCGCGGTGCCTGCCGATGTGCTGGTTCGTACTCATGTCGTCGATGATCGCGGCCGCACGGTCGCCACGCTGCCCGATACGCGCGTGAGCGTGGATCCGGGGGCGATGCAGGTCGCCCGGCAGACCTCGATGCCAATCCCTTGCCCGCACCTTTGGAGCCCCGAGACGCCGGCCCTCTACCATACGGTCACCACGCTGACTGTGGCCGGGCGGACCCGCGATCGCTTCGAGACCGAGTTTGGCTTCCGCTGGTTCGAATGGACGGCGGACAAGGGCTTTTTCCTCAATGGCAGGCACCGCTACTTCAAGGGCGCCAATGTGCATCAGGATCAGGCGGGCTGGGGCGATGCCGTCACCAATGGCGCAATCGACCGCGATGTGCGGCTTATCAAGGACGCGGGCTTCGATTTCATCCGCGGCTCGCATTACCCTCACGATCCGCATTTCGCCGAGGCGACCGACAGGGTGGGCGTGCTGTTCCTCTCCGAGGCGCCCTTTTGGGGCACGGCAGGGTTCAAGCATGCCTGGGGGGCGCCGTCCTATCCCACGGAACCTGCCGAAGCTGCCGGTTTCGAGGACAGCGTCAAGCAGCAACTTGCCGAGATGATCCGCATCAACCGCAACCATCCCTCGATCGTGGTGTGGGGCATGGACAATGAGGTCTACTTCACGAAGAAGGAGACCATGCCTCAGGTGCGCCGGTTGCTGAAGGATATGGTGGCGCTCAGCCATCAGCTCGATCCGACCCGGCCCGCCTCAATCGATGGCGCCCAGCGCGGCGAGATCGACAAGCTGGGCGATGTTGTTGGTTACAATGGCGATGGCGCCAGCCTTTATCCCAACCCTGGAATTCCGAATTTCATTGGCGAATATGGCTCGACGATGTCCGACCGTCCC is part of the Novosphingobium sp. genome and encodes:
- a CDS encoding IclR family transcriptional regulator — its product is MKQTGAKGSYAAPAIERAFEIIEALASYPEGALVSEIAATLDRTLGELFRFFVVMERLGYVRKSETTDRYTVAYKLLELAYRATPAQDIVRTALPEMQGLASAAGQSCHLVVPNAGSGLVVACEQQPGTRGFSLRVGAKIDIINSCSGQVLLAFSGAARAEQIIVEAEKEREAPVDRAWLGERLALIRERGHDSRQSPITHGVTDISCPVFGFDGQVVAALTIPFLELIDGSQKVHLEAAREMLNAAVARISDGLGYQAERGAVGPGDALDSDL
- a CDS encoding TIM-barrel domain-containing protein, which gives rise to MTDHLGEANSWSVTRRDMLRAGVAASALSGPALGALAGSTGRDVPDFQATFADGTLQVMAVGAQAFRVRFVSGAVADGHVPPSQMLVRQKGRYHLVRRDMAGATRLELPAIHCEIPHDGSALRFLTPDGRLLLSEQAGTRHMAAHAVRGMPCQRVEQGFISPPEERLYGTGCFQDGHLNLRGLPRRLTQVNTQISLPFLLSSQGYGLLWHNDGMSELNPPDQTIPLQQKAQSGTSQLADVTTTQGNARVELREAVYTGRFSVAAAGRYAFLFDSGGKMTSRYHVEIDGRVLVDHANLWLPPTTSFIAELEPGEHDVRILAGAKDAPILRYGLAAPTTVWRSPVAQAIDYVVIAGPSARQIMEGYRALTGAAPMMPVWTFGYIHCRERFHSSQEILDTAREFRRRRLPVDVMVQDWQYWGAHGWNAMRFDEKNYPDPAGLCHELHGMDLRFMLSVWSKISRDTELGKQFAARGFFISGTDWIDFFNPLAAAFYAESQNRHLGALGIDAWWQDATEPENDDLLGRDTAAGPGERVRLAYPLQVSRTVYEGQRAAFPDRRVMILTRSAFPGQHRYGAATWSGDIGNDWETLRRQVPAGLNMAAAGYPYWTVDAGGFFRPGDGQYTDPAYHARFIRWFQYATFLPLQRVHGYMTNTEFWRYGEQVEAVARIYLDLRYRLLPYIYALAAQASHSGMPLLRPLVFDFPEDGQALDQTGSYMFGDALHVAPVLAPDVTEWPVYLPVWEGGWYDVWTGEHRAGGMTHRVPAPIEHIPLHARAGSILPLGPVVQSTAGALARDLDLLVFPGRDGVARLYEDDGLTYAYEQGGKAEVDLRWDESRHVLTIGARRGHFAGMRPQRQIRIKLVGAEAPPLDGNWSRVISYSGQPVSIALAHSSR
- a CDS encoding alpha/beta hydrolase, giving the protein MKVFRPDKPNGAALLVTPGGGYSVIMIDVEGYQLGPWLSERGWTVFVLYYRLPGEGWADRANVPLADAQRAMRLIRSRAAQYGFDPQKVGAMGFSAGGHVCADLATRYDAKVYAPVDAADRLSARPALAAPIYAVQSMSQPLAHAGSRAMLLGPNPTADMEHAHSTANHVTANTPPVFMVHAEDDTVVSVENTIAMRAALKAAGIKVETHLFTAGEHGLSLPGPAGEPARRWKEMFVAWAQAQGLG
- a CDS encoding glycoside hydrolase family 2 TIM barrel-domain containing protein; this encodes MGRPSISQIAPLLAMIALAPWGLSSALADPVPSVSAPNGGRARVNFNADWHFKLGKVADGEAPTLDDAAWEHVGLPHSFSMPYFRAPDFYVGDGWYRKALTLPAVVPGRRYSLEFEGAFQDAHVYVNGTELAHHRGGYTGFPVDITPALHAGRNVIAVRVNNEWQATLAPRAGEHVFSGGLYRDVWLVTSDAVHVPWTGTRVTTPDLSAASGKVSVETEVRNDGAVPADVLVRTHVVDDRGRTVATLPDTRVSVDPGAMQVARQTSMPIPCPHLWSPETPALYHTVTTLTVAGRTRDRFETEFGFRWFEWTADKGFFLNGRHRYFKGANVHQDQAGWGDAVTNGAIDRDVRLIKDAGFDFIRGSHYPHDPHFAEATDRVGVLFLSEAPFWGTAGFKHAWGAPSYPTEPAEAAGFEDSVKQQLAEMIRINRNHPSIVVWGMDNEVYFTKKETMPQVRRLLKDMVALSHQLDPTRPASIDGAQRGEIDKLGDVVGYNGDGASLYPNPGIPNFIGEYGSTMSDRPGDYAPGWDDLPNTPGADKTKEGSWRLPWRSGEAIWAGFDHGSIAGKRFGGMGVIDYFRLPKRQYYWYRNAYAHVAPPVWPVAGTPAALRITTSSPTIARADGTDDVQVIVSVLDAQGHRLSNSPNVDLTIEAGPGELPTGRAITFAPDSDIAIRDGEAAIAMRSWQAGLTRLRATSPGLKDAVATVRTISGPTFVPGQTPLIADRPYVAYTAPLRERPGDNSFGSNNPTFASSSAPDHSSQRVNDGDPSTYWAPAAGDTTMSVTIDLERVVEIHRLTLTFPQAAAYGFVAEVRDRQGNWQKLIEQVEGQDDRQTRSIETEALAGRQIRVRLRPPTGALTGLSEIQALGALKTE